AGCTAATAGTACAGTAAGCACAGTGGAAAGTTGTTGAGAGTAGATGTTGATCTTTCTAACTACACACAATTTAACTTTGTTAACTAAGTAAGGTGATAGACATTTTAGTTATCTTGGTCTTGGTAATCATAGGAAatgtattaacatttttaaagtacacttcatttttcttacttatGACCTTACAGACAGGAGTGAGGAAGACCAAAATGAACATTTGTGGCGAGTTTTACTCATCAACAAAAAGTCACTGACTAAGAAGAAAGATAATGTTTTCAGAGAAATACCCCATCAGGATGACTCACgtggaaaaagtttaaaaaatgtttcagaatCAATTATTAGTgataaaaattattcaagtaaGAACTCTCATGAAATTAATGCATGTGGGAGGTTGCTTTCTGATAATAACCAAGGAGACACTCACACTGGAAAGAAACCTGATGAATATAACCAAGATGAGAAATCCCCAAGCTGTAATAAGGACCGTACTGAGCAACAGAAAATTCAGACTTTGGGACCACTTTCTGAATGCAATGAATGTAGAGAAACCTCCCGTAATAAGGCAGCCATCGTTACACCTCCAAGGACTCAaacagaagacaaatactgtgatTATAAGGAACTAGGGGGAAATACCAGTGATGAGTCAGCCCTGGAAGTTCTTCAGGAAGTTCACACAAGTAAGAATCATTGTGAGGTCACTGAGTGCCTGAAGTCAACCCTCTTAAAACATCAGACAGTTAATTTGGAATctaatgaaaatgagaataagtCCCATCTCACTCCACCTTCTGAAACTCACAGAGGAGAGAAAACCTTTGAATGTAGTTACTGCAGGAAATCTTTTTACCAGGAGTCCCACCTGACTCAGCATCAGAAGACACACACAAGAGAGAAACCCTGTGGAAGTAATAAATCTGGAAAAACCCTTCAGAAATCACAACCCACAGACCCTCCAAGATCTCATGCAGGAGAGAAACCCAGTGAATGCAGTGAAGCCCCTGTGCAGTCAGCTCTTTCTGATCAACAGAGGGCATGGTCAGAAGGGAAGCTTTATGTGTGTAATGAATGCAAGAAGTCTTTTCGTCATAGCTCAGCCCTCAAAGTccatcagagaattcacacaggagagaagccctATCAATGTACTGAGTGTGGGAAATCCTTCTATGCAAAATCAAACTTCAATCATCATCAGAGGACTCACACAGGGGAGAAACcatatgaatgtaaggaatgtgggaaatccTTCTGTGTAAAATCGAACTTAACTAAACATCAGAAAACACATACAGGGGAGAAACCTTTCAAATGTAATGAGTGTGGAAAAACTTTCTTACAGAAGTCACAGTTTGCTGACCATCAGAGAACACACACAGGGGAGAGACCCTATGGATGTAATGAGTGCGGGAAGTCTTTCTACTATAAGTCAGCCCTGCATGTACATCAGGGGAAGCATGCAGAAGAGAAACCCTATAAATGCACTGATTGTGGGAAATCCTTCTGCTATAAGTCAGCCCTAATTATCCATCAAGTATCTCACACTGGGAAAAAACCCTATGactgtaatgaatgtgggaaaacctTCTGTGTGAAGTCAAACCTTACTAAACATCAGAAAATTCACACTGGTTTGAAACCTTTTGAATGTAATGAGTGTGGCAAAGCCTTCTCTATGAGTTCGATTCTAATAATACATCAGAGAACTCACACGGGGGAGAAACCCTATGGATGCAATGAATGTGAGAAGTCCTTCTATAAAAAATCAGCCCTCACTAAACATCAGAAAACTCACACAGGGGAGAAGCCAcatgaatgtaatgaatgtgggaaggccttccaTATGAAATCCACCCTGATCATACACCAGAgaactcacactggagagaaaccttttAAATGTAATGAGTGTGAAAAATCATTCTATGTGAAGTCACTTCTTAATATTCACCAGAGAAATCACACAGGAAAGAAACCCCATGTATgtagtgaatgtgggaaagccttttcTATGAAGTCTAATCTCACTGATCATCAGAGGACACATTCagaagagaaaccctatgaatgtaatgaatgtcAGAAGACCTTCCGCCATAAGTCAACTTTAACCGTACACCAGAGAACTCACACAGGggagaaaccctataaatgtaatgaatgtgggaaatccttcTATATGAAGTCAGCCCTCAGTCAACACCAGAGAATACACACAGGGgaaaaaccttatgaatgtaaagaatgtggaaaaacctTCTTCCAGAAGTCACACCTCACTAAACATCAGCGCACACACACAGGGGAGAAACCCTATGAGTGTAAGGAATGTAAAAAAACCTTCTTCCAGAAGTCCCACCTCATTGAACACCAGAGAACACACACTGGGGAGAAGCCCCATGAATGTAACAAATGTGGGAAATCATTCTGTTATAAGTCAGCCTTAACCATacatcagagaactcacacaGAAGAGAAACCATATAAATGCAATGAATGTGAGAAATCTTTCTGTATGAAATCCCACCTCACTGTacatcagagaactcacacaGGGAAGAACCCttttgaatgtaaggaatgtgggaaaacTTTTTATGTGAAGTCAAATCTCATTAATCACCAGAGAACTCACACAGGGgagaagccctatgaatgtaagCGATGTGGGAAATCCTTCTGTATGAAGTCGACCCTCACGGTTCATCAGCGCACACATACTGGGgagaagccctatgaatgtaACGAATGTGGGAAGTCCTTCTGCAAGAAGTCGACTCTCACAAAACATCAGGTAATTCACACAAGAGAGATACCCTAAGATGCAGGAAATGTGGAAAACCCTCATGCGTGAAGTCAAGTTTTGTGAACTTGAGAACCCACGGGAAGAAATCTTAAGACTGTAATAAGGTGGAGATCTCTTACTGTGGGGATTTAGTCTTTAATTGGAATCAGAAGATACACATGGTATGGGAGTTGGTGGACTCTCTCTGGAATGGATATTGGGTACATTACTAAATATTGGAGAACTTGCATGGAGAGAGAGCCCTGAGAATGTCCTGTATGTTAGTGTCTACCTATGAATCTAATATATGTCTCAGAGGAATCAGCCAGAGGGCTAAAATCAGTAAGAATGCAACAAAAGTATAAAGGGATTTACAGAGTCACAACTTACTGATCATCAGGTAATTGATACTGGAGTGGAACTAAATAAAGGTTTTACATGCATGAACAGTGTTGAGGGAAAAAGATCAAACTCTGTATAAGAAAagtattagggatccctgggtggtgcagcggtttggtgcctgcctttggcccagggcgcgatcctggagacccaggatcgaatcccacgtcgggctcccggtgcatggagcctgcttctccctctgcctgtgtctctgcctctctatctctgactatcataaataaataaaaaaatttaaaaaatatataaaaaaaagagaagaaaagtattAATATTGGGGGGAAATCTATCAGTTTGGGAAATGTGGATATATTGTTTTCTCTAGAAATAATGTAACACTAGAAGTCATGATTCTGATGTGGTACCGGATTTTGAAGATTGGCATAAGATGTGtctgatcataaaaaaaaaaaaaaaaaaaaaaaaaagatgtgtctgATGGTAATGATGCTTATTGTGGGAATATGAGGCCTTTGGAAGAGTATGGTGGCAATGGCTACTTGACAGCACGAGATGCCTCAGGTACACCTGAGTAATCAAGGCTTTGGTATGTT
The genomic region above belongs to Vulpes lagopus strain Blue_001 chromosome 3, ASM1834538v1, whole genome shotgun sequence and contains:
- the LOC121486271 gene encoding zinc finger protein 33B-like isoform X1 encodes the protein MPSQVLTFFQQQQKMNKSQKRAGQGSVSFRDVTVEFTRDEWLQLTGTQRTLYRDVMLENYSHLVSVGCHLTKPEVIFRLEQGEDLWPSEGEFPDQGDQDRSEEDQNEHLWRVLLINKKSLTKKKDNVFREIPHQDDSRGKSLKNVSESIISDKNYSSKNSHEINACGRLLSDNNQGDTHTGKKPDEYNQDEKSPSCNKDRTEQQKIQTLGPLSECNECRETSRNKAAIVTPPRTQTEDKYCDYKELGGNTSDESALEVLQEVHTSKNHCEVTECLKSTLLKHQTVNLESNENENKSHLTPPSETHRGEKTFECSYCRKSFYQESHLTQHQKTHTREKPCGSNKSGKTLQKSQPTDPPRSHAGEKPSECSEAPVQSALSDQQRAWSEGKLYVCNECKKSFRHSSALKVHQRIHTGEKPYQCTECGKSFYAKSNFNHHQRTHTGEKPYECKECGKSFCVKSNLTKHQKTHTGEKPFKCNECGKTFLQKSQFADHQRTHTGERPYGCNECGKSFYYKSALHVHQGKHAEEKPYKCTDCGKSFCYKSALIIHQVSHTGKKPYDCNECGKTFCVKSNLTKHQKIHTGLKPFECNECGKAFSMSSILIIHQRTHTGEKPYGCNECEKSFYKKSALTKHQKTHTGEKPHECNECGKAFHMKSTLIIHQRTHTGEKPFKCNECEKSFYVKSLLNIHQRNHTGKKPHVCSECGKAFSMKSNLTDHQRTHSEEKPYECNECQKTFRHKSTLTVHQRTHTGEKPYKCNECGKSFYMKSALSQHQRIHTGEKPYECKECGKTFFQKSHLTKHQRTHTGEKPYECKECKKTFFQKSHLIEHQRTHTGEKPHECNKCGKSFCYKSALTIHQRTHTEEKPYKCNECEKSFCMKSHLTVHQRTHTGKNPFECKECGKTFYVKSNLINHQRTHTGEKPYECKRCGKSFCMKSTLTVHQRTHTGEKPYECNECGKSFCKKSTLTKHQVIHTREIP